A window of the Plasmodium vivax chromosome 12, whole genome shotgun sequence genome harbors these coding sequences:
- a CDS encoding kelch domain-containing protein (encoded by transcript PVX_083080A): MEGEKIKSNSISNFSVTYERESGANSNSDDKSVSSSENESNSFMNLTSDKNEKTENNSFILNNSSFANMKDSLLESIDLSVLDSNFDSKKDFLPSNLSKNFNNLSKENLGNKYLNKLLNKSDSMFMSKGKDMNLMENNLGSNNLPVKSSNKKEGFMDSSTPINANEDNAMNNLKKYSNANNINDTYEKKIIETELSDSSDFENMVGDLRITFINWLKKTQMNFIREKDKLFKDKKELEMERIRLYKEIENRKSIEEQKLHDERKKLDIDISNGYKQIKKEKEEHRKRFDEERLRFLQEIDKIKLVLYLEKEKYFQEYKNFENDKKKIVDANIATETMIDINVGGAIFETSRHTLTQQKDSFIEKLLSGRYHVTRDKQGRIFLDRDSELFRIILNFLRNPLTVPIPKDLSESEALLKEAEFYGIKFLPFPLVFCMGGFDGVEYLNSMELLDISQQCWRMCTPMSTKKAYFGSAVLNNFLYVFGGNNYDYKALFETEVYDRLRDTWFVSSNLNIPRRNNCGVTSNGRIYCIGGYDGSSIIPNVEAYDHRMKAWVEIAPLNTPRSSSMCVAFDNKIYVIGGTNGERLNSIEVYDEKMNKWEQFPYALLEARSSGAAFNYLNQIYVVGGIDNEHNILDSVEQYQPFNKRWQFLNGVPEKKMNFGAATLSDSYIITGGENGDVLNSCHFFSPDTNEWQIGPSLLVPRFGHSVLIANI, from the coding sequence ATGGagggcgaaaaaataaaatccaaCAGCATTTCCAACTTCTCCGTCACGTACGAAAGGGAATCTGGGGCCAACAGCAACAGCGACGATAAAAGTGTGAGCAGCAGCGAAAATGAGTCCAACTCGTTCATGAATTTGACCAgcgacaaaaatgaaaagacaGAAAATAACAGCTTCATTCTAAACAATAGCAGCTTTGCAAATATGAAAGATAGCCTCTTGGAATCGATCGATTTGAGCGTTTTAGACTCGAATTTTGATTCGAAGAAGGATTTTTTGCCAAGTAATTTatccaaaaattttaacaatttgtCGAAAGAAAACCTTgggaataaatatttaaataaattattaaataaaagtgACTCGATGTTTATGTCCAAGGGTAAAGACATGAATTTAATGGAAAACAACCTGGGCAGTAACAACCTGCCAGTGAAGAGCAGCAACAAGAAGGAGGGCTTCATGGATTCATCCACCCCGATAAATGCAAATGAAGATAACGCAATGAATaaccttaaaaaatatagcaatgCTAATAATATTAACGATACGTATGAGAAGAAGATAATCGAAACGGAGTTGAGTGACTCAAGTGATTTTGAAAACATGGTGGGGGATCTCAGAATCACGTTTATTAATTGGCTGAAAAAGACACAAATGAATTTCATCCGAGAAAAGGACAAGCTTTTTAAAGACAAAAAGGAACTAGAAATGGAAAGAATAAGACTCTacaaagaaatagaaaatagAAAATCAATCGAGGAACAGAAACTGCAcgatgaaaggaaaaaactggACATTGATATATCAAACGGGTATAAACAAattaagaaagaaaaagaagaacacAGAAAAAGGTTCGATGAGGAAAGGCTACGATTTCTGCAAGaaatagataaaataaagcTAGTCCTCTAtttagaaaaggaaaaatatttccaagaatataaaaattttgaaaatgataagaaaaaaattgtcgaTGCGAATATCGCAACGGAGACTATGATTGATATAAACGTCGGGGGAGCCATATTCGAAACTTCTAGGCACACCCTAACACAGCAGAAGGACTCCTTCATAGAAAAGTTGCTAAGTGGGAGGTACCACGTGACGAGGGATAAGCAAGGCAGGATATTTCTAGATAGGGATAGCGAGTTATTCAGAATTATATTAAACTTTTTAAGAAATCCACTGACCGTTCCAATTCCAAAAGATTTAAGCGAAAGTGAGGCTTTACTAAAAGAGGCAGAATTTTAtggtataaaatttttgcccTTCCCCTTAGTCTTCTGCATGGGTGGTTTCGATGGGGTAGAGTACCTGAACTCCATGGAGCTGTTAGACATTAGCCAACAGTGTTGGCGCATGTGTACACCCATGTCCACGAAGAAGGCATATTTCGGAAGTGCCGttttgaacaattttttatacgtTTTCGGaggaaataattatgattatAAAGCCCTTTTCGAAACTGAGGTATATGATCGGTTAAGAGACACTTGGTTTGTTTCTAGTAACTTGAATATCCCTCGAAGAAACAATTGTGGAGTTACATCCAACGGAAGAATCTACTGCATTGGTGGGTATGATGGGTCGTCTATCATCCCCAATGTGGAAGCCTATGATCATAGGATGAAGGCTTGGGTAGAAATCGCCCCCTTGAATACGCCTCGATCTTCCTCCATGTGTGTAGCCTTTGACAACAAAATATATGTCATCGGTGGGACCAATGGAGAAAGACTAAATTCGATCGAAGTGTATGATGAAAAGATGAACAAGTGGGAGCAATTTCCGTACGCCTTGTTAGAAGCCAGAAGCTCAGGGGCAGCTTTTAACTACCTAAATCAGATATATGTCGTTGGGGGGATTGACAACGAGCATAACATTTTGGACTCCGTGGAGCAGTACCAGCCGTTTAATAAAAGGTGGCAATTTCTCAATGGAGTTCCAGAGAAGAAGATGAATTTTGGAGCAGCCACACTCTCCGATTCGTACATCATCACTGGTGGCGAAAATGGCGATGTCTTAAATTCCTGTCACTTTTTCTCTCCAGACACGAATGAGTGGCAGATAGGCCCCTCCCTCTTGGTCCCCCGATTTGGACATTCCGTTTTAATTGCGAATATATGA
- a CDS encoding UDP-N-acteylglucosamine pyrophosphorylase 1, putative (encoded by transcript PVX_083075A) yields the protein MDNIVKLLTQQKQLPLCEYVKRVGPGNFTNLDPTQLEHFLNKLCKIRNAQKEEKEEEYVVEAPPLINISSIHECNEEPPNGSIFIDAYKKEDLMNELKHVGLEIIKKSEVAVLILAGGLGSRLGVKKPKGLVEITPIMKKTFFQFYFEQVKFLEEYAVAVDTVRGGHDRAGGGSSMGVGMANRSNTRGTDPPPQSNPADGTTIHIYVMTSEYTHDETVHFLEEKNFFGLKKENIKFFKQSNNYVTDFNFNVVLSNEHTLLTCPGGNGALFSALDKNEIVEDMVRKNIKYIQVASIDNVLNKISDPVLVGFCSFFHCDVANKAVKMEEVGSMGIFCLKRMAKEQPPGNATKNEFSVCEYTEVNEYILSNPELFTYGNICHHIFSLPFLRHIVKGKLYDHMKMHRIVRKKEYYRFGEGKNGDTPLTTSSPLYCYEYFIFDVFKYAKRILSLEVSREDEFYPIKSNDNGMAILNAQKKLSKRNRKWLENMKFTVVANPVEDLNWCEVSPLVSYDGTFFFHLPAQKEVHLPFALDWASSS from the coding sequence ATGGATAACATTGTGAAGCTCCTTACGCAACAAAAGCAGCTACCGCTGTGCGAATATGTGAAGCGCGTCGGCCCAGGCAATTTCACCAATTTGGACCCAACCCAGTTGGAGCATTTTCTAAACAAATTGTGCAAAATACGGAATGcacaaaaggaagagaaggaggaagaataTGTGGTGGAAGCGCCGCCACTCATCAACATCAGTAGCATCCACGAGTGTAATGAGGAGCCACCCAACGGGAGCATATTTATCGACGcgtataaaaaagaagactTAATGAACGAATTAAAGCATGTAGGATtggaaattattaaaaagagtGAAGTTGCCGTTTTGATCTTGGCGGGTGGTCTGGGGTCCCGTCTTGGCGTCAAGAAGCCAAAGGGGTTGGTAGAAATTACGCCAATAATGAAGAAGACGTTTTTCCAGTTTTATTTTGAGCAGGTGAAGTTTTTGGAAGAGTACGCAGTAGCAGTGGACACGGTTCGGGGAGGCCATGATCGTGCGGGTGGTGGAAGCAGCATGGGTGTGGGCATGGCCAACCGCTCAAACACAAGAGGGACGGACCCGCCCCCCCAAAGTAACCCCGCCGACGGAACGACCATCCACATCTACGTAATGACGTCCGAGTACACGCACGACGAAACGGTTCACTTtctggaggagaaaaatttcttcggattaaaaaaggaaaatataaaattttttaagcagaGCAATAATTATGTCACCGATTTTAACTTCAACGTGGTTCTGTCCAATGAGCACACCTTGCTGACATGCCCCGGGGGGAATGGAGCCCTCTTCAGTGCCCTGGACAAGAACGAAATTGTTGAGGACATGGTCcgaaaaaacataaaatacaTTCAAGTTGCAAGTATTGATAAtgtgttaaataaaatatctgACCCAGTGTTAGTTGgcttttgttcctttttccatTGCGACGTGGCTAATAAGGCGGTTAAAATGGAGGAGGTGGGATCAATGGGCATCTTCTGCCTAAAGCGGATGGCAAAAGAACAGCCACCCGGTAACGCCACCAAAAACGAATTCTCCGTGTGCGAATACACAGAAGTGAACGAATACATTTTGAGCAACCCAGAGCTCTTTACATATGGCAACATTTGCCACCACATTTTTTCTCTACCGTTCCTACGCCATATTGTAAAGGGGAAACTATACGACCATATGAAGATGCACAGAATAGTGCGCAAGAAGGAGTACTACCGCTttggggagggaaaaaatggggacacCCCCCTGaccacttcctcccccctgtaCTGCTACGAatacttcatttttgacGTTTTTAAATACGCCAAAAGGATTTTATCTTTGGAAGTTTCCAGAGAAGATGAATTTTACCCAATAAAAAGTAACGACAACGGAATGGCTATCctaaatgcacaaaaaaagttAAGCAAGAGGAATAGAAAATGGCTTGAAAATATGAAGTTCACCGTAGTAGCTAACCCTGTGGAGGATCTCAACTGGTGCGAAGTTTCCCCTCTAGTCTCTTACGatggaacttttttttttcacttgccAGCACAGAAGGAGGTGCACCTGCCGTTTGCCCTCGATTGGGCTTCGTCCTCCTAA
- a CDS encoding hypothetical protein, conserved (encoded by transcript PVX_083070A; Apicoplast targeted protein. Curated by Stuart Ralph, Walter and Eliza Hall Institute of Medical Research, Australia.), which yields MYRLANGEVLLRVILFLACTHITILVSSQRCYSRGNCNAAHLPEAAFHNGVNIRRRPYCFVKQKGCPKNCVKKISNKLYEANTQRPERKFDCYELNIRNDKKFEKYAKKPASPMANLFYFSPFKNIINSFEPVDMDIKRKLREEGFQYENEKSDSNIFPSLDEIIRDGDPSTNMHFYRRKRLKSLLYRDPNRFVNARKFIENYNKRAPPDKQINYDLFRCDIFYVHSDGTIMNIEENRPPYDKKLEENEREKEPRFVIMAAPGHAKERNLKVGDKFPVINEEQKKVLFDNHFAKPKKIRDPLVLPDGRKIP from the exons ATGTACAGGCTGGCGAACGGGGAAGTCCTCCTGCGCGTGATTCTTTTCCTGGCCTGCACACATATAACCATCCTGGTAAGTTCCCAACGATGCTACAGTAGAGGTAACTGTAACGCCGCTCACTTACCCGAAGCCGCCTTCCACAATGGAGTGAACATAAGGAGACGGCCATACTGCTTTGTAAAGCAAAAAGGATGTCCAAAAAATTGCGTAAAAAAGATAAGCAACAAATTGTACGAAGCAAACACGCAGAGACCAGAAAGGAAATTCGATTGTTACGAATTAAACATAAGAAATGATaagaaatttgaaaaatatgcaaaaaaaccAGCTAGCCCGATGGCCAacctgttttatttttctccttttaaaaatatcataaaCAGTTTTGAACCTGTCGATATGGACATCAAAAGGAAGTTAAGGGAAGAAGGGTTTcaatatgaaaatgaaaaatcaGATTCGAATATTTTTCCATCGTTAGATGAAATAATAAGGGATGGAGATCCCTCCACCAACATGCATTTTTACAGAAGGAAAAGGCTAAAGAGCTTACTTTATAGGGACCCCAACAGATTTGTTAACGCCAGGAAGTTCATCGAGAATTACAATAAAAGGGCTCCACCAGATAAGCAGATAAATtatgacttgttcaggtgCGACATTTTCTATGTGCACTCTGATGGAACTATAATGAACATCGAG GAGAACAGACCCCCTTACGACAAGAAGCTGGAGGAGAACGAGCGGGAGAAGGAACCCAGATTCGTCATCATGGCAGCG CCCGGACACGCCAAGGAACGCAACTTGAAG gtcGGCGACAAATTCCCGGTGATCAACGAAGAGCAGAAGAAGGTCCTGTTCGACAACCACTTCGCAAAGCCCAAAAAAATCAGGGACCCCCTGGTCCTACCGGATGGACGCAAAATTCCGTAG
- a CDS encoding hypothetical protein, conserved (encoded by transcript PVX_083065A): protein MTSSNYFKNDTKVFQESVGKLGGESYDSDVIEIINLNENEPRCTTVSRLGNPGGVRPVRSNYGMPMEGCSDIEIIEDINMYNYEQIKLAKIKEFEASNRRAELIRDKGVFFEYYLGCIETDSIILSSEICDVKSDKDIEISYEITPKSTKRSYSPMYMLKVNKNYVMSNDYIKVIGRNIPTNNKKVKKKKVLTKKGNNSPLCNEEYSECLLDANKILSADKKFVEFDKCKSEILKDINEGYPCIRIKHNNNRDISKIKSHLSKTLCVLLVLNAIRIEIILEKVSPSDLKFGGSLKTFIHVILYPDSFKIDSHKFHEYNSLIKFSVDSLFKELRITPLRLAKNVDMDSFESAHIRINKESLLLPSNSTFRNDPAVYGRKDRGGDASFGFSTPYKALGGSRRSVLDPATLSVTKEEDEMVDSLSENEMEENNEEATNMVFVEEKYRGGYLLEEFEEIHPDKFYFKPTLKTYQAEGVWWMYTKENPPEYFKEKIKKNEDIKEIVIDEGVKDNPPFEGAARKRTQVLSIISKKFASKVGLAQGALSECRVDRGGATPQCKVEQGGSAPQCKVELGGSAPQCKVELGGSTPRCKAEQGGSFPECKVEQGGSFPECKAERGGIPPQCKFEPAGTPPQREARRSGQAIKREKGKSRGQREDNSGEENYDDDDDDIRNKQPLNPLWEEHAFIPNIKIYEKDNLVCVLKYFYVNKLTGCFSLTYPQYVPPFRGGILADEMGLGKTIQSIGLIAHDVCHNKLHLQNSSNQNKNNATYLIENTIKGFNFKKGGTLIIAPLALIYQWKQEIEKHTREGFLTAYIYYGTSKDVSSEELSKYSVVLTTYSTLVSEYKNTLSKKGSSGEDNNSGRENDDDGKSKREHGDEGLIKGSPKEEKSRVLGLKRGAKGFSPRGSPQRGTNNESPKINSFFKKTVLGAKMATTTANNTLKSSDERKNAKQGSPKKECPLYRITWRRIIIDEAHVIKNKNSIQSVAVWKLRGERNWCLTGTPIQNSIFDIFPLFRFLGIKPYGTIEWWNKEIIDYVNKNKLNLALDVVRKISSPILLRRTKKSRTKEGDYIISLPKKNVHLMKLKFSMEEEDFYRAIFYRSKTKFDTYMHDGNVLSHYSHVLQLLLRLRQCCSHPLLLFSKPFFEEWNREDINNALKKKDDDDEWKGEIEGGGEEGGRARVRGGDFLPENGSTGRGTPFSNSHGKDAPDEPTNRGDDLIYNFMLGATHSNQLDDDYIQMIDLLKGGNAIQCVICLEDAVYPLITKCMHIMCKKCADNYFHLTQIADKKCPECNQYISLKSLKTLQENKSPLDELLKKMKKENFVYSTKLKQLFDHIQNDMQNELHIVVFSQWIGFLKIIQKLLTLHNIPNKIYDGSLTYEERKTTLFWFNVQRGKVYQPGIGFTTPSSPIAVENFAGKVLLCSLKAGGVGLNLTVSSKVYLMDLWWNPAIEDQAFERVHRIGQLKDVSIYKFVLEKTVEERILQIHQSKQYTANQILAQEGNKINTEMKFAPQKLGMDDFILMFKDWNAEE, encoded by the exons ATGACAAGctcaaattattttaagaatGACACGAAAGTTTTTCAAGAATCAGTTGGCaagttggggggggagagctaCGATAGCGACGTCATAGAAATTATAAACTTAAATGAGAACGAGCCTCGATGCACGACGGTGTCAAGACTTGGTAACCCTGGGGGGGTGCGCCCTGTGAGGAGTAACTACGGAATGCCAATGGAGGGGTGCAGTGACA TCGAAATCATTGAAGACATAAACATGTACAACTACGAGCAGATAAAGCTGGCGAAGATAAAAGAATTCGAGGCGTCGAACAGGAGGGCAGAGCTTATAAGAGACAAGGGGGTCTTCTTTGAGTACTATTTGGGGTGCATAGAAACGGACTCCATCATTTTGTCGAGCGAAATATGCGACGTGAAGAGCGACAAAGACATTGAGATCAGCTACGAGATAACCCCCAAATCGACGAAGAGGTCCTACTCCCCCATGTATATGCTaaaggtaaataaaaattatgtaatgtCTAATGATTACATAAAAGTGATAGGAAGAAATATCCCcacaaataataaaaaagtaaaaaaaaaaaaagtgttaacaAAGAAAGGGAATAATTCCCCACTGTGCAATGAAGAATATTCAGAATGTCTTCTAGACgcaaataaaattctttCGGCAGATAAAAAGTTCGTAGAATTTGACAAGTGCAAAAGTGAAATATTAAAAGATATTAACGAGGGGTACCCATGTATAAGAATCAAACATAATAACAATAGAGACATCTCCAAAATTAAGAGCCATCTGTCTAAAACTTTATGTGTACTACTAGTTCTTAATGCAATTAGAATCGAAATTATTTTAGAGAAAGTTTCCCCAAGTGATTTAAAATTTGGGGGTAGCTTAAAAACTTTTATTCATGTTATTTTATACCCTGATTCTTTCAAAATTGACTCCCATAAATTTCATGAATATAATTCTTTGATTAAATTTAGTGTTGATAGTTTATTTAAGGAGCTTAGAATCACTCCGCTTCGACTAGCCAAAAATGTGGATATGGATTCCTTTGAAAGTGCTCATATTAGGATTAATAAGGAAAGTTTGCTGTTGCCTTCGAACAGCACTTTTAGGAACGACCCGGCGGTGTATGGAAGGAAGGACCGGGGGGGGGACGCCTCCTTCGGCTTCAGCACCCCTTACAAGGCGCTGGGCGGGTCGCGCCGCTCCGTCTTAG ACCCCGCCACCCTCAGCGTGAccaaggaggaagacgaaatgGTGGACTCCCTCAGCGAAAACGAGATGGAGGAAAACAACGAAGAAGCAACGAACATGGTTTTTGTGGAAGAGAAATATCGAGGGGGGTACCTTCTGGAAGAGTTCGAGGAAATTCACCCGGATAAGTTTTACTTTAAACCTACTCTGAAGACGTACCAGGCGGAAGGGGTGTGGTGGATGTACACCAAGGAAAACCCCCCCGAATATTTcaaagagaaaattaaaaagaacgAGGACATCAAAGAAATCGTTATTGATGAAGGGGTTAAGGATAACCCTCCCTTTGAAGGCGCGGCAAGGAAGAGGACGCAGGTGCTTTCCATAATAAGTAAGAAGTTCGCCTCGAAGGTGGGTCTCGCGCAGGGCGCTCTCTCCGAGTGTAGGGTCGATCGGGGGGGAGCCACCCCTCAGTGTAAGGTAgaacaggggggaagcgccccTCAGTGTAAGGTAGaactggggggaagcgctcCTCAGTGTAAGGTAGAACTGGGGGGGAGCACTCCTCGATGCAAAGCCGAACAGGGTGGAAGCTTCCCCGAGTGTAAGGTAGAACAGGGTGGAAGCTTCCCCGAGTGTAAAGCCGAACGGGGTGGAATCCCCCCTCAGTGCAAGTTCGAACCGGCGGGCACGCCGCCCCAGCGCGAGGCGAGACGGAGCGGCCAGGCCATCAAGCGGGAGAAAGGCAAATCGCGCGGCCAAAGGGAAGACAACAGCGGCGAAGAAAACtacgacgacgatgatgacgacaTTCGCAACAAgcaaccgcttaaccccctGTGGGAGGAACACGCATTTATCCccaacataaaaatatatgaaaaggaCAACCTGGTGTGCGTGCTAAAATATTTCTACGTAAACAAATTAACGGGGTGCTTTTCGCTGACGTACCCTCAGTATGTGCCTCCATTCAGGGGGGGCATTCTAGCGGACGAAATGGGGTTAGGAAAAACTATACAAAGCATCGGATTGATAGCGCACGATGTTTGCCACAATAAATTGCATTTACAAAATAGTAGCAACCAAAATAAGAACAACGCTACTTACTTGATAGAGAATACCATCAAGGGatttaatttcaaaaaaggggggactTTAATTATTGCCCCTTTGGCTCTAATCTATCAGTGGAAACAAGAAATAGAGAAGCACACTAGGGAGGGCTTCCTCACGGCTTATATTTACTACGGCACCTCCAAAGATGTAAGCAGCGAAGAACTGTCTAAGTACTCCGTGGTGCTGACCACCTATTCTACCCTAGTCTCTGAATATAAGAACACGCTAAGTAAGAAAGGGAGCAGTGGTGAGGATAACAACTCTGGAAGGGAGAACGATGATGATGGGAAGAGTAAGCGCGAACATGGGGACGAGGGACTCATCAAGGGGAGCCCAAAGGAAGAGAAATCCAGGGTGTTGGGTCTCAAACGTGGCGCGAAGGGCTTCTCCCCCAGGGGGAGTCCCCAGCGTGGAACAAATAATGAGAGCCCCAAGATAAACAGCTTCTTCAAGAAGACCGTTCTGGGCGCAAAGATGGCCACTACAACTGCCAATAATACGCTCAAATCGAGTGACGAGAGGAAGAACGCAAAGCAGGGGAGCCCCAAGAAGGAGTGCCCCCTGTATAGAATAACATGGAGAAGAATCATAATCGATGAAGCGCATGTGATAAAGAATAAGAACTCCATCCAGTCAGTCGCGGTGTGGAAATTGAGGGGAGAAAGAAACTGGTGCTTGACGGGAACGCCCATACAGAACTCCATTTTTGACATCTTCCCGCTCTTCCGATTTTTAGGCATAAAACCGTATGGCACGATTGAATGGTggaataaagaaattatagattatgtaaataaaaacaaattgaacTTAGCCCTGGATGTGGTGAGGAAAATATCGTCTCCCATTCTGTtgaggagaacaaaaaagtcGAGGACAAAGGAGGGAGACTACATCATATCTCTGCCGAAAAAGAATGTGCATCTCATGAAGCTGAAGTTTTccatggaggaggaagatttTTACCGAGCCATTTTTTACAGAAGCAAAACTAAGTTTGACACGTACATGCATGATGGGAATGTGCTAAGTCATTACTCCCACGTTTTGCAGCTGCTGCTAAGGTTAAGGCAGTGCTGCTCGCACCCGCTGCTTTTGTTCTCCAAACCGTTTTTCGAGGAATGGAATCGGGAGGATATAAACAACgcgctgaagaagaaggacgacgacgatgagtggaagggggaaatcgaaggggggggagaagaaggcgGACGAGCACGAGTACGAGGCGGCGATTTTCTCCCCGAAAATGGCAGCACTGGGAGAGGCACTCCGTTTAGCAACTCCCACGGTAAAGATGCACCAGATGAGCCAACGAACCGAGGGGATGACCTCATATACAATTTCATGCTAGGCGCGACGCATTCAAACCAACTGGACGATGATTACATCCAAATGATAGACCTactaaaagggggaaacgcaATTCAGTGTGTAATATGCTTGGAAGATGCTGTATACCCACTAATCACCAAATGCATGCATAtcatgtgcaaaaaatgtgcgGACAATTATTTCCACCTAACCCAAATAGCAGATAAGAAGTGCCCAGAGTGCAATCAGTATATAAGTCTAAAATCATTGAAAACGCTACAGGAAAATAAGTCGCCTCTAGATgagttgctaaaaaaaatgaaaaaagaaaacttcgTGTACTCCACAAAATTGAAGCAACTATTTGATCATATACAGAATGACATGCAAAACGAATTGCACATTGTGGTATTTTCGCAGTGGATAGGATttctaaaaattatacagAAATTATTAACCCTACATAATATTCCcaacaaaatatatgatgGGTCTTTAACATATGAAGAGAGAAAAACTACTCTCTTTTGGTTTAATGTACAGAGGGGGAAAGTATACCAGCCAGGAATTGGATTTACTACCCCTTCTTCTCCAATTGCTGTGGAAAATTTCGCTGGCAAAGTTCTCTTATGTTCGCTGAAAGCAGGTGGAGTCGGTCTCAACCTCACAGTTTCGTCTAAAGTGTACCTGATGGACTTGTGGTGGAACCCCGCCATCGAAGATCAAGCCTTCGAACGTGTCCACAGAATTGGGCAGCTAAAGGACGTCAGCATTTACAAATTCGTTTTGGAAAAAACAGTGGAGGAAAGAATTCTGCAGATCCATCAGAGCAAGCAGTACACGGCGAACCAAATTTTAGCTCAAGAGGGTAACAAAATTAACACGGAGATGAAGTTCGCTCCGCAGAAATTGGGCATGGACGACTTCATCCTCATGTTCAAGGATTGGAATGCCGAGGAGTAG